In Cystobacter fuscus DSM 2262, the genomic window TGTGAAGGACAAGCTGGACAAGGGCAAGAACCCGGCCGTGGACACGCTGGCGGACACCGTCTACTCGGAGCTCAAGGCGGGCCGGCAGGTGAGCCTCATGGGCTACAGCCAGGGCGGCCTCATCACCGCCCGCGCCCTGTTCGACGTGCAGAACCGGCTGCGCATCGAAGATGGGATGAGCAAGGCCGACGTCGAGAAGACGATGGGCCGCGTGAACGTGGAGACCTTCGGGGCGGCCTCGACGAAGTACCCGGACGGGCCCAAGTACGTGCACTACATCAACAACCGCGATGCCGTGCCCACGCTCACCGGGCTCGGGGGCAGCTTCGATCCGCTCAGCTTCCTCAAGGACGCGGGCAAGGGCGCGGTGGTGCACCGCTTCGGCGACGGGGGCCTCAACCTGGTGAAGAACCACAGCATCCAGGAGACGTACCTCAAGCACCGCGTGCCCTTCGAGCAGGCACGCGCCAACCAGTTCTGAGGCCGTCGGCCGCTCAGGATTTCTTGTTGTTCTTCTGCGCGCGCTCGAGCCGCTCGAGCCGCTGCGTGGGGACGTCGTCGCCGAGCTTCTGGGAGACATAGGCGCTCGCCGAGGCGAGCTTGCGCATCAGCCCGCTGGGGGGAGGCGGCGCTTCCCTCGGCATCGAGAAGAAATCGGAGCCCACCTGGAGCAGCGCGCGCGCCATGTCCTGCTCGTCCGGCGAGGCCTGGGGATAGAAGAGCGCGGCGAGCCGGCGGTGGCCGTGCGCGGCGGCCTTGGTGAGGGCGGACTCGCCCAGGCGGTCGGTGAGGGAGGGATCCGCGCCCCCGGCGAGCAGCACCCGCGCGAGCGGCTCCTCCCCCCGCTCGGCGGCGAGCATGAGGGGGGTGCGGCCCTCGGCGTCGAAGGGGTTGGGATCGGCGCCCCCGGCGAGCAGGGCCTCCACGCGCGACACATCTCCCGCCACCACGGCATCGAAGAGGGACATGAACGACCTCCAGGGCGCGGAGCATGGCGCGTTCCCCCGCGCCGCGCCACCAGGAGGGCTCTAACGTCCGGGGTTGCGCGCGGGGGGCCGCGCCGTGGCGGGTGGGGGAGCGCTCGTCTGGAGGTCCGCGAAGCGCCCCTCACGCTCCAGGCGGAGGAGATCCTCGTCGGTGACGAACTCCTGCTTGAGCAGCTCGCGCGCGCGTTTGACCTTGGCGAGCAGCACGGGGTTGGTGATGGGGGTGCTGTTGTCGCGGGTGGGGCGGGGGGGAGGCCGCATGAGGGAGAAGGTGCCGCGGGCGGGGTGGCCGTCGGCGCTCACGCCCTCGAGGGCGTAGGTGATGGAGAAGACGCCGGGCTCGGCCTGGGTGTCGAAGGTGAGCTTCACCTCGGTGCCCGGGCCCTCGGGGATCTCCGACACGGGCAGGCTCGCGGATTCCACCTGCTCCGGGGGAGGCGGACCCTCCTTGTCACCGATGAAGGCGCGGGTGGTGGTGACGCGGGTGAGGCGCACGGGGCCGCGGAAGTGGTGGGAGAGGCGGAAGGTCTGCCGCACCACGCCGTCCGCGTCGAGCACGGGAAAGCGCGGCGTGCTGGCGGCGAACAGGGTGACGATACCCTTCTTGTCGAAGTTCTCGAAGGAGGTGTTGAGCACCTGGAGCGAGGAGCGGCCCGTCTCCTTGCGGCCCGAGGCATCGAAGACCTCCACGCGCACGAGGTGTTGCGTGTACTGGCCGCCGAGGCCCGGGCCGGGGGCGAGGGCATGCGAGACGAGGGGCCCCGAGGTGGTCTCGGGGGCGGAGTCGTCGAAGGTCCACACGTAGCGCGTGGGGACGAAGGGCTTGGGGGCGGGCTGTCCGGGGGCCACGGGCTTGTCCATCACGCGGGCGAAGAACTCGTAGTCGGCCTCGGAGTTGGGCAGGCGCCGGGACATGACGTGCACGAGCCGCTCGGGCTCGCAGTCCTTCACCCGGTAGGCGGGGATGGGCACGGTGACGGACACGTTGTCCTTGGTGAAGACGGTGACGCGGGGCAGCTCGTAGGCGCCGGTGTCGTCGCGCCACACGCGCACGGGGATGCGCTGGCCGGTGCCGTCGCCCACGGTGTAGTGCAGGTAGGCGTCGTTGCCGTCCGGGGTGTGGGCGCGCACGGAGATGAGGTTCTCCTCGCCCGAGCACACCTCCTCCTTCTCCACGCGCACCTCGTCGACGATGGGGAGCGCGGGCGTGGGCGCCTGGGGCGCCGGGGCCGCGGCCAGGGGCGTCGGGGCCGCGGCGGTGGCTGGAGCGGCCGTGTCGCCGGGGGACGGCGCGGTGCGGGTGCGCGCCTGGGTCACGGCGGGCGGCGCGTCTGGCTCCGCGCGCGACAACCACCAGCCCACGGCGGCTCCGAGGGCGAGGAGCGCGAGCAGCACCCACGTCGGGCGTCCGGGGCGCCGGGAAGGGTTCTCGGGGGTCGAGGTCATCTCGGGGGGAGCGTCCTGTCCGGGGGGAGAGCTACTGCCAGCACCCGTAGACGTTGCCGCCCGAGTTCCATTGGAGCTCGTGCGTGTAGTCCACGCCCCAGACGGTGTTCCTCATGGGGTGCACGCCCCAGCCGCCGATGCGATCCGGGCTGATGGAGGTGGCGGTGGCGTTGGGATCATCGCGCACGCTCTTCCAGTAGCCGCCCTCCGTGTTGTCGCACAGGTTGGTGGACATGCAGTTGGCGGCCTGGTTTCCGGCGTTGCCACACACGTTGTAGAAGGGGCAGGCGACGGTGAGCGCCGCGTTGATGAACCAGCCGAGCGACTGTTTGCACTGGTTGTAGACGCCCGTGTAGAGCGAGTTGGAGGCGTTGGCGATCGCCTCGTGCGAGTACGTGTGGGGCGTCACCTGTCCGCGGCCCGCGTAGTTGTGCGCGTAGGCGAGGAAGGTGGAACACACCATGCCGTTGTTCACCGAGTCGCCCGGCACATGGTTGACGGCCTGCAGGTCCCGGTATTGGAAGAGGGAGTAGCTGACGCGCTGCCCATGGCGCAGGGGCCGGTCGATGGCCTGACCGGGATCCGAATGGGACACGTCACTGACGTAGGGGTGGTTGTACCAGATGGCGTCGCCGATGATGGCGGCCTGGGTGGGATCTCCCTGCTGCCAGCCGGCCCACTCGGTGCCGTCATCCGTGTACATGTAATTGTAGATGCCGCCCTGGTTGATCTGCTCCAGGCCCGGGTAGCCGTACTGCAATTGCTGGCCATTCATCGGCTTGGTGCACACGCCCGGCCAGTCCGTCTGCTTGGGGGTGGCCATGGTGGCGTGCGTCACGCCCGCGCCGGGCCCATGCGAGAGCATCGAGTGGGTGCGGTACTCGCCAATCGCATCCAGCACGGAGCGGATGGGACCGGGGCCCCGGTTGAACACCACCGCTCCATTGGGCGCGTTCCATCCGGCGGCGGTCGAGCCACACCCCTCCGCCGCCTGGGCACCAGCCCCCCACAGCAGCGTGGACACCGCGACAGTCCCTGCGAGCAGTAGACGCATTACGACACCTTCATTGGTCACGAGGCTCGGCGCGATCGCGCCCGGATGCATGGTTCCCAGGGCGATGGGGCACCGGATCACACCGAACGAGCGGGAACGGAACCTGGGCCGCTCTTTCTTATTCCTCCCATGCACGGATGACCAGAGAGCCCCGGAAGAATCTCTTGACAGGGTGTGTCAAATGACTCCCGGACAACGTACTGGGATGCAAGGAGTACAGGCGACTGGACGGGCGCGCGAAGGTCTGCCTGGGGAGCGGGCGGGGAGCTCAGCCCTGCCGCGGCCCCTGGGGCTCGGGGGCGGCGGGGAGCTCCAACCGGAAGGTGGTGCCGCCGGTGGCGGGAAAGTCGATGGAGATCTGCCCGCCATGGGCATCCAGGTTGCGCCGGACGATGGCGAGGCCCAGGCCGGTGCCGGTGGCCTTGGTGGTGAAGAAGGGCTCGAAGAGGCGCGCGCGCAGGTGGGGGGGGATGCCGGGG contains:
- a CDS encoding ankyrin repeat domain-containing protein, which translates into the protein MSLFDAVVAGDVSRVEALLAGGADPNPFDAEGRTPLMLAAERGEEPLARVLLAGGADPSLTDRLGESALTKAAAHGHRRLAALFYPQASPDEQDMARALLQVGSDFFSMPREAPPPPSGLMRKLASASAYVSQKLGDDVPTQRLERLERAQKNNKKS